A genomic segment from Variovorax paradoxus B4 encodes:
- a CDS encoding acetate--CoA ligase family protein: MPTDFFSSQAESLSALFAPRAIAVVGASSNAQKIGGIPVDYQRRFGFEGALYPVNPNAERIQELPAFPSLRAIGQPVDLAILAVPSALVDGALDDAIAAGVKGVVLFSSGFAEVDAEGAAAQVRLGDKARAAGVRLVGPNCLGFMNVARHVYATFSPAPGVGRVMPGHIGLVSQSGAFGAYAYAMARARGVGLSLWATTGNEADVQVADCLAWLAQDPGTDVIMAYMEGCRDGPRLRAALALAQANGKPVVMVKVGRTALGAEAAASHTAALAGDDAVYDAVFRQYGVLRARNLTEFFDLAHSAAVAGRPRDRSIGLFTLSGGVGALMADEASAQGLDVRPLGEAAQDTLRSWVPFAAPRNPVDITGQVTNDMTLIERTARVMLDDRGFASWMGFLAAAGASDAFWPVLRSLVTSLREAYPDTLLAVSTLLSPEHRAELEAMRCLVFADPSDGIRTIAALAGLKPAAAVAAAPASMAPSLTLAPGTMSEPDALVLLADAGVPVVAHRVVRSADEAAAAAEALGDAVVVKIVSADIPHKSDVGGVALGLRGAAQARAAFERTRDHALTARPDARLDGALVARMLTGGVECIAGVHRDPVFGPVLMFGLGGIHVETLRDVSLRALPITRDDALAMVRELRAFAILNGARGRPPVDLDSIADALCALADLAQRAGDSLDSAEINPLIARPQAEGGCVAVDALVVGRAP, encoded by the coding sequence CGCGCCGCGCGCCATCGCGGTGGTCGGCGCCTCGTCCAACGCGCAGAAGATCGGCGGCATCCCGGTCGACTACCAGCGCCGCTTCGGCTTCGAAGGAGCGCTCTACCCCGTCAACCCGAACGCCGAGCGCATCCAGGAGCTGCCGGCTTTTCCCAGCCTGCGCGCCATCGGCCAGCCGGTGGACCTGGCCATCCTCGCGGTGCCGTCGGCGCTGGTCGACGGCGCGCTCGACGATGCCATCGCGGCGGGCGTGAAGGGCGTGGTGCTGTTTTCCTCGGGCTTCGCGGAAGTGGACGCAGAAGGCGCCGCAGCGCAGGTGCGGCTCGGCGACAAGGCGCGTGCCGCGGGCGTGCGGCTGGTCGGCCCCAACTGCCTGGGCTTCATGAACGTCGCACGCCATGTGTATGCGACCTTCTCCCCGGCGCCCGGCGTGGGCCGCGTGATGCCGGGGCACATCGGGCTGGTGAGCCAGTCGGGCGCGTTCGGCGCCTATGCGTACGCGATGGCGCGGGCGCGCGGCGTCGGCCTGTCGCTGTGGGCCACCACCGGCAACGAGGCCGACGTGCAGGTCGCCGACTGCCTGGCCTGGCTCGCGCAGGACCCTGGCACCGACGTGATCATGGCCTACATGGAGGGCTGCCGCGACGGCCCCCGGCTGCGCGCGGCGCTGGCCCTCGCGCAGGCCAACGGCAAGCCGGTGGTGATGGTCAAGGTCGGGCGCACCGCGCTCGGCGCCGAGGCCGCCGCCTCGCACACCGCCGCGCTGGCAGGCGACGACGCGGTGTACGACGCGGTGTTCCGCCAGTACGGCGTGCTGCGCGCGCGCAACCTCACGGAGTTCTTCGACCTGGCCCACAGCGCGGCCGTGGCGGGCCGCCCGCGCGACCGCTCGATCGGCCTGTTCACGCTCTCGGGCGGCGTCGGCGCGCTGATGGCCGACGAGGCTTCGGCGCAGGGCCTGGACGTGCGGCCGTTGGGCGAGGCCGCGCAGGACACGCTGCGCAGTTGGGTGCCCTTCGCAGCGCCGCGCAACCCGGTCGACATCACCGGGCAGGTCACCAACGACATGACGCTGATCGAGCGCACGGCGCGCGTGATGCTGGACGACCGCGGCTTCGCATCGTGGATGGGCTTCCTCGCGGCAGCGGGCGCGTCGGACGCGTTCTGGCCCGTGCTGCGCTCGCTCGTGACTTCGCTGCGCGAGGCCTACCCCGACACGCTGCTGGCGGTGAGCACGCTGCTGTCGCCGGAGCACCGTGCCGAGCTCGAGGCGATGCGCTGCCTGGTGTTCGCCGATCCGTCGGACGGCATCCGCACGATCGCCGCGCTGGCGGGGCTGAAGCCTGCAGCGGCGGTGGCTGCGGCCCCCGCATCGATGGCCCCGTCGTTGACGCTCGCGCCCGGCACGATGTCCGAGCCCGACGCGCTCGTACTGCTCGCCGACGCCGGCGTGCCCGTGGTCGCGCACCGCGTGGTGCGCAGCGCCGACGAGGCCGCAGCCGCAGCCGAGGCGCTCGGCGATGCGGTGGTGGTGAAGATCGTCAGCGCCGACATTCCGCACAAGTCGGACGTCGGCGGCGTGGCGCTCGGGCTGCGCGGTGCGGCGCAGGCGCGCGCGGCCTTCGAACGCACACGCGACCACGCACTCACGGCCCGGCCCGACGCGCGGCTCGACGGCGCGCTGGTGGCGCGCATGCTGACAGGCGGCGTCGAGTGCATCGCGGGCGTGCACCGCGACCCGGTGTTCGGACCGGTGCTGATGTTCGGCCTGGGCGGCATCCACGTCGAGACGCTGCGCGACGTGTCGCTGCGCGCATTGCCGATCACGCGCGACGACGCGCTGGCGATGGTGCGCGAACTGCGCGCCTTCGCGATCCTGAACGGCGCACGCGGCAGGCCGCCGGTCGACCTCGATTCGATCGCCGATGCGCTGTGCGCGCTCGCCGACCTTGCGCAGCGCGCGGGCGACTCGCTCGACAGCGCCGAGATCAACCCGCTGATCGCACGCCCGCAGGCCGAGGGCGGCTGCGTGGCGGTCGACGCGCTCGTCGTCGGCCGCGCGCCCTGA
- a CDS encoding Bug family tripartite tricarboxylate transporter substrate binding protein, with the protein MGAALALAAGAAAAATEAPFPSKPVRIIVQYQAGGSTDILARLLAEGLSKRLGQPVVVENRSGAGGIIGTDYVAKSPPDGYTLLLTVPGPVTANLVLYSKLPYDPRTDLRMVSDIATTRTVLAVHPSVQATDFKSLIATVKATPGKYSMGSWGPGTQPQQVQVYMDKAYGLQTMHVPYKGESPMAIDLIGGVIQMTVGSITTLQPYIKAGKLRPLAVAGTRRARALPDVPTFAEQGYPDEVYAMTGPTSLMAPAKTPDAVIERLGREVSAVVRQPEVSRRIEELGAEPVGNLPPEATAAYKAFLPVTLKLTQATGVKLD; encoded by the coding sequence ATGGGCGCGGCGCTGGCCCTCGCGGCAGGCGCGGCAGCGGCAGCCACGGAGGCGCCCTTCCCCTCCAAGCCCGTGCGCATCATCGTGCAGTACCAAGCGGGCGGCTCGACCGACATCCTCGCGCGGCTCCTGGCGGAAGGACTGTCGAAGCGGCTGGGCCAGCCGGTGGTGGTCGAGAACCGCAGCGGCGCGGGCGGGATCATCGGCACCGACTACGTCGCCAAGAGCCCGCCCGACGGCTACACGCTGCTGCTCACGGTGCCGGGGCCCGTCACCGCGAACCTGGTGCTCTACAGCAAGCTGCCCTACGACCCGCGCACCGACCTGCGCATGGTGTCGGACATCGCCACCACGCGCACCGTGCTGGCGGTGCACCCTTCGGTTCAGGCCACCGACTTCAAGAGCCTGATCGCCACCGTGAAGGCCACGCCCGGCAAGTATTCGATGGGCTCGTGGGGCCCCGGCACGCAGCCGCAACAGGTGCAGGTCTACATGGACAAGGCCTACGGCCTGCAGACGATGCACGTGCCCTACAAGGGCGAGAGCCCGATGGCGATCGACCTGATCGGCGGCGTGATCCAGATGACCGTGGGCTCCATCACCACGCTGCAGCCGTACATCAAGGCCGGCAAGCTGCGCCCGCTGGCCGTGGCCGGCACCCGGCGCGCCCGTGCGCTGCCCGACGTGCCGACCTTCGCCGAGCAGGGCTACCCCGACGAGGTCTACGCCATGACCGGCCCGACCTCCCTGATGGCGCCGGCCAAGACGCCCGACGCCGTCATCGAGCGCCTGGGCCGCGAGGTCAGCGCGGTGGTGCGCCAGCCCGAGGTGAGCCGGCGCATCGAGGAACTCGGCGCCGAGCCCGTGGGCAACCTGCCGCCCGAAGCCACCGCGGCCTACAAGGCCTTCCTGCCCGTGACGCTGAAGCTCACGCAGGCCACGGGCGTGAAGCTCGATTGA
- a CDS encoding DUF1254 domain-containing protein, protein MNAPVSVPDIAVARKALARSIGLAAFVYGYPLTETYRTCAMQTAPRAERRSGASAGSDVRAPMNTLHHAPRPSTDQDRDVVTPANDLLYTMAWLHLADGPMLLTVPASSRHPGRYFVLPLYDAYTENFENLGPRNCNPDGETVVLAGPGGTVPESLAAHRVVRCPTHLVWLIGRILVGDESDWPAARALQSEIQLSPAPGTVLQGRPAAIEQWAGPHEDAMAASFEHGEPAAEVAPRFFTNVCHALAEAPGRMEDRGLVAWFGQGGLLANAAFSWDALEEPLREGLIEGFAEGVQLVGAAGRNRRPKPWSMTPATGRYGNEFLGRARTAYLGLGALATSEAVYAAAHHDANQEPLDGQHRYAMRFEAGDLPPADAFWSVTLYDTDRFLYPNEIRRHAIGDRTPGLKRGADGSLELVVSHARPADAANWLPAPAGRFYLILRMYCPREGVQSWRIPALQAQEN, encoded by the coding sequence ATGAACGCTCCCGTCTCCGTTCCCGACATCGCCGTCGCCCGCAAGGCGCTCGCCCGCTCCATCGGCCTGGCCGCCTTCGTCTACGGCTATCCGCTCACCGAGACCTACCGCACCTGCGCCATGCAGACCGCGCCTCGCGCCGAACGCCGCAGCGGCGCCTCGGCCGGCTCGGACGTGCGTGCGCCGATGAACACGCTGCACCACGCGCCGCGCCCCTCCACCGACCAGGACCGCGACGTGGTCACGCCCGCCAACGACCTGCTCTACACCATGGCCTGGCTGCACCTGGCCGACGGGCCGATGCTGCTCACGGTGCCCGCGTCATCGCGCCACCCGGGGCGCTACTTCGTGCTGCCGCTGTACGACGCCTACACCGAGAACTTCGAGAACCTGGGCCCGCGCAACTGCAACCCCGACGGCGAGACGGTGGTGCTCGCGGGCCCCGGCGGCACCGTGCCGGAATCACTCGCCGCCCACCGCGTGGTGCGCTGCCCGACCCATCTGGTCTGGCTCATCGGTCGCATCCTGGTGGGTGATGAAAGCGACTGGCCGGCCGCGCGCGCCCTGCAGTCGGAGATCCAGCTTTCGCCCGCCCCCGGCACCGTGCTGCAGGGCCGCCCGGCCGCCATCGAGCAGTGGGCCGGTCCGCACGAAGACGCCATGGCCGCCTCCTTCGAGCACGGCGAGCCCGCCGCAGAAGTGGCGCCGCGCTTCTTCACCAACGTGTGCCACGCGCTGGCCGAAGCGCCGGGCCGCATGGAAGACCGCGGCCTCGTGGCGTGGTTCGGCCAGGGCGGGCTGCTGGCGAACGCCGCGTTCTCGTGGGACGCACTCGAAGAACCGCTGCGCGAAGGCCTCATCGAAGGCTTCGCCGAGGGCGTGCAGCTGGTCGGCGCGGCGGGCCGCAACCGCCGGCCCAAGCCCTGGTCGATGACGCCGGCCACCGGCCGCTACGGCAACGAGTTCCTCGGCCGCGCGCGCACCGCCTACCTGGGCCTGGGCGCGCTGGCCACCAGCGAGGCTGTGTACGCCGCCGCGCACCACGACGCGAACCAGGAGCCGCTGGACGGCCAGCACCGCTATGCGATGCGTTTCGAAGCCGGCGACCTGCCGCCCGCGGACGCCTTCTGGTCGGTCACGCTGTACGACACCGACCGGTTCCTCTACCCCAACGAGATCCGCCGCCACGCGATCGGCGACCGCACGCCCGGCCTGAAGCGCGGCGCCGACGGCAGCCTCGAACTCGTGGTGAGCCACGCGCGCCCCGCCGACGCCGCCAACTGGCTGCCGGCACCGGCCGGACGCTTCTACCTGATCCTGCGCATGTACTGCCCGCGCGAGGGCGTGCAGAGCTGGCGCATCCCGGCGCTGCAGGCCCAAGAGAACTGA
- a CDS encoding DUF1254 domain-containing protein: MPSRTDTLQALAEEAVVYTYPLYEMCRMRAATSPQRTDAAGEAPRPQRWCNVFTHARQLLRAGKSRVVTPNNDTLYTNAWLDLGEGPLVIDVPDTAGRYYVLGLLDFFTNPFAHLGQRLTGTAARSFVVTPPRWRGTLPAAFDAPGARIEAPTRWLWIIGRLLVDGPQDVPAVNALQDGFLVRTLADWQAGRASAPRAFDPACDPKAPLTAEHFAAQVNAALRDNAPPAVDAARLARYAALGVGPGAAALDDGQRAALQAALDTVLPRLREAQSGRTTATGWVQMPLVEGSFGDDHLARALVALKYIGMLESREATYPMAWHDAAGEALTGQRRYTLRFAPGAPPPVEAFWSLTMYDTRDYMLVDNPIDRYAIGDRTPGLQRDADGGLTLHIQHARPEREAAQANWLPAPEGPFYLCLRAYVPRAELLDGRYLLPPLTPLTSKETA, encoded by the coding sequence ATGCCATCGCGCACCGACACCCTTCAAGCCCTGGCCGAAGAGGCCGTGGTCTACACCTACCCGCTCTACGAGATGTGCCGCATGCGCGCGGCCACGTCGCCGCAGCGCACCGACGCCGCCGGCGAGGCGCCGCGGCCGCAGCGCTGGTGCAACGTGTTCACGCACGCGCGCCAGCTGCTGCGCGCGGGCAAGAGCCGCGTCGTCACCCCGAACAACGACACGCTCTACACCAACGCCTGGCTCGACCTGGGCGAGGGCCCGCTCGTGATCGACGTGCCCGACACGGCCGGGCGCTACTACGTGCTGGGCCTGCTCGACTTCTTCACCAACCCCTTTGCCCACCTCGGGCAGCGCCTCACGGGCACGGCGGCACGCTCCTTCGTGGTCACGCCGCCGAGATGGCGCGGCACGCTGCCCGCGGCCTTCGACGCGCCAGGCGCGCGCATCGAGGCGCCCACGCGCTGGCTGTGGATCATCGGGCGCCTGCTGGTCGACGGCCCGCAGGACGTGCCCGCCGTCAACGCGCTGCAAGACGGCTTTCTCGTGCGCACGCTGGCCGACTGGCAGGCCGGCCGCGCCTCGGCGCCGCGCGCCTTCGACCCGGCCTGCGACCCGAAGGCACCGCTCACGGCCGAGCACTTTGCCGCGCAGGTGAACGCGGCGCTGCGCGACAACGCCCCGCCCGCCGTTGATGCGGCGCGGCTCGCACGCTACGCGGCGCTCGGAGTCGGGCCCGGCGCGGCCGCGCTCGACGACGGCCAGCGCGCCGCACTGCAGGCCGCGCTCGACACCGTGCTGCCGCGGCTGCGCGAGGCGCAGTCGGGCCGCACCACGGCCACGGGCTGGGTGCAGATGCCGCTGGTGGAAGGTTCCTTCGGCGACGACCACCTGGCGCGCGCGCTGGTCGCGCTCAAGTACATCGGCATGCTCGAAAGCCGCGAGGCCACCTACCCGATGGCCTGGCATGACGCCGCAGGCGAAGCGCTCACCGGCCAGCGCCGCTACACGCTGCGCTTCGCGCCCGGCGCGCCGCCGCCGGTCGAGGCCTTCTGGTCGCTCACGATGTACGACACGCGCGACTACATGCTGGTGGACAACCCGATCGACCGCTACGCCATCGGCGACCGCACGCCGGGGCTGCAGCGCGATGCGGACGGCGGGCTCACGCTGCACATCCAGCACGCCCGGCCGGAGCGCGAGGCTGCGCAGGCCAACTGGCTGCCGGCGCCCGAAGGCCCTTTCTACCTCTGTCTGCGCGCCTATGTGCCGCGCGCCGAACTGCTCGACGGCCGCTACCTGCTGCCGCCCCTGACGCCCCTCACCTCCAAGGAAACCGCATGA
- a CDS encoding alkyl sulfatase dimerization domain-containing protein — protein sequence MTSTVEKPQAGEERPFLIVGTGAETVAPGLHILRGQGQSFVAETDVGLVVVDAGPGSSVTEGMIDSLRQLSDAPVHALCFSHGHIGYNAGVPMWLAHAAARGDAPPRIIAHRNLPRRLARYRETLALQHRMAEIQFNRPAGFFDHRLVMHAPTETFDDLLQIGQGERRIVLRWAPSETDDAIALWSPAQHVLYGGAALIDSIPNIGTPFRTMRDTVRWADTLEALAALNARKAVREFGATLEGEEQVRHVLTHTARALRWLRAEVVRLMNEGLYERDILARIRFPDELFAVDWMKPTYGDPGYIVRDIYRSENGWWDRNPTSLHPAAPEAIGRAVADAITDKRGVVDQARHLAASKQWQLALHVIDLLATAEGDAPEIAEARSLKAEWLRERAREVPSYVSRNLYRVGADMIEQGTQTRFGIR from the coding sequence ATGACCTCCACCGTTGAAAAACCGCAAGCAGGAGAAGAAAGGCCGTTCCTCATCGTCGGCACCGGCGCCGAGACCGTGGCGCCGGGCCTGCACATCCTGCGCGGGCAGGGGCAGTCCTTCGTGGCCGAGACCGACGTGGGCCTGGTCGTGGTCGACGCCGGCCCGGGCAGCTCGGTGACCGAGGGCATGATCGATTCGCTGCGCCAACTCAGCGACGCGCCGGTGCATGCGCTGTGCTTCAGCCACGGCCACATCGGCTACAACGCCGGCGTGCCAATGTGGCTGGCCCATGCCGCCGCGCGCGGCGACGCGCCGCCGCGGATCATTGCGCACCGCAACCTGCCGCGCCGCCTCGCGCGCTACCGCGAGACGCTGGCCCTGCAGCACCGCATGGCCGAGATCCAGTTCAACCGCCCCGCAGGCTTCTTCGACCATCGGCTCGTGATGCACGCGCCCACCGAGACCTTCGACGACCTGCTGCAGATCGGCCAAGGGGAGCGCCGCATCGTGCTGCGCTGGGCGCCTTCGGAAACCGACGACGCGATCGCGCTGTGGAGCCCGGCGCAGCACGTGCTGTACGGCGGCGCGGCGCTGATCGATTCGATTCCCAACATCGGCACGCCCTTTCGCACGATGCGCGACACGGTGCGGTGGGCCGACACGCTGGAGGCGCTGGCGGCGCTCAACGCACGCAAGGCCGTGCGCGAATTCGGCGCCACGCTCGAGGGCGAGGAGCAGGTGCGGCACGTGCTCACGCACACGGCCCGCGCGCTGCGCTGGCTGCGCGCCGAGGTGGTGCGGCTCATGAACGAAGGGCTCTACGAGCGCGACATCCTGGCGCGCATCCGCTTTCCCGACGAACTGTTCGCAGTCGACTGGATGAAGCCCACCTACGGCGACCCCGGCTACATCGTGCGCGACATCTACCGCTCGGAGAACGGCTGGTGGGACCGCAACCCGACCTCGCTGCACCCGGCCGCGCCCGAGGCCATCGGCCGCGCGGTGGCCGACGCCATCACCGACAAGCGCGGCGTGGTCGACCAGGCGCGCCATCTGGCCGCGAGCAAGCAGTGGCAGCTCGCGCTGCACGTGATCGACCTGCTCGCCACTGCCGAGGGCGATGCCCCCGAGATCGCCGAGGCGCGCTCGCTCAAGGCCGAATGGCTGCGCGAGCGTGCGCGCGAAGTGCCCAGTTACGTCTCGCGCAACCTGTACCGGGTCGGCGCGGACATGATCGAACAAGGCACGCAGACGCGCTTCGGCATCCGCTGA
- a CDS encoding Bug family tripartite tricarboxylate transporter substrate binding protein, which yields MTTTTSLRLGLRTLAACCLAALAAASHAQADSYPDKPVTLVVPTAPAGGTDTIARLIADALGKTLKQPFIVDNRPGANGILGTDLAARATPDGYRLLFTYAAAMVVNPSLYRKLPYDPVRDFAPVAQIGRGGNLLLVRKDLPVGTLKEFVAYAKARPDKLSYCSWGNGSGGHLAMESLKKQAGLVMTHVPYKGSGPCVQDLLGGQVDAAFADMSSTVEIVRAGRLKALANSGPSRIPMLPDVPTMTEVGYPFTTYAWYGLLAPAKTPPAVVRRLNEAVNQALKDPVVVQRLRELNFTDLPQNTPEQFAATIQKDMRDWGALVKDIGLTPE from the coding sequence ATGACAACCACGACATCCTTGCGCCTCGGCCTGCGCACGCTCGCCGCCTGCTGCCTGGCCGCACTGGCCGCCGCCAGCCATGCGCAGGCCGACAGCTACCCCGACAAGCCCGTGACGCTGGTGGTGCCTACCGCGCCGGCCGGCGGCACCGACACCATCGCGCGCCTGATCGCCGACGCGCTCGGCAAGACACTGAAGCAGCCCTTCATCGTCGACAACCGCCCCGGCGCCAACGGCATCCTCGGCACCGACCTCGCAGCGCGGGCAACGCCCGACGGCTACCGGCTGCTGTTCACCTATGCCGCGGCCATGGTGGTGAACCCCAGCCTGTACAGGAAGCTGCCCTACGACCCGGTGAGGGACTTTGCGCCGGTGGCGCAGATCGGGCGCGGCGGCAACCTGCTGCTGGTGCGCAAGGACCTGCCGGTCGGCACGCTCAAGGAGTTCGTCGCCTATGCCAAGGCGCGGCCCGACAAGCTGAGCTACTGCTCCTGGGGCAACGGCTCCGGCGGTCACCTGGCCATGGAAAGCCTGAAGAAGCAGGCCGGTCTGGTGATGACGCATGTGCCCTACAAGGGCAGCGGGCCGTGCGTGCAGGACCTGCTCGGCGGCCAGGTCGACGCCGCCTTTGCCGACATGTCGTCCACGGTCGAGATCGTGCGCGCCGGCCGCCTCAAGGCGCTGGCCAACAGCGGCCCCTCGCGCATCCCGATGCTGCCCGACGTGCCCACGATGACCGAGGTCGGCTACCCCTTCACGACCTATGCGTGGTATGGATTGCTCGCTCCCGCGAAAACGCCGCCGGCCGTCGTGAGAAGGCTCAACGAGGCAGTGAACCAGGCGCTGAAGGATCCCGTCGTGGTGCAGCGCCTGCGCGAACTCAACTTCACCGACCTGCCGCAGAACACGCCCGAGCAGTTCGCGGCGACGATCCAGAAGGACATGCGCGACTGGGGCGCGCTGGTGAAGGACATCGGGCTGACGCCCGAGTGA